The Pseudanabaena yagii GIHE-NHR1 genome segment CCGAAACTGTGGTGTGCTGTAGCAATGATTTTCGATTACTAGCCTTTCACCTTCCAATGCACCTTCTACATAACCGAGATCTTCTGGAATTTGATAGGGAGATAAATCTAGGTTTTCTCGCCATACGGTTTCGATGCAATTCGCTAAATCACGAATTAAAGGATATTGTTTCTCTCGTAGTGATGCTTCTAGAGTTTGGGACATGGGTCTATATCTAAAGTTAATCTAAAAAAATATTAGTAAAGGGGATTTGTTATGCGAAACGCCACATATCCAGATTATTTAAGTAGCTGGGTGCAATTAAATATAAAACCCCAAAACCTGTGGCGCACGCTGCGCGTGCGCCACAGGTTTTGGTTCTATTTTTTAATTACGCCTAGCTACTTATGTGAATATTCATTCTCTCACCGTCCGCTAGCATAATTGACGCAGTAAAAGTTAAGAAATATAGCTATAGCTAAATTCCAAAGCCCAATTTCAAAGAGCGGTGCTCTTTGAAATTGGGGGGCAATTATTGCCGATAGGCGCTAATGCGTTGCAAGCGATTGCGAATGCGGTTAGCCAGATCGATACCTGCGATCGGTTTACATAAATAGTCATCAGCACCGACACTAAAGGCGAGGTTTTGCGTATGCCGATCGCTTACAGCGCTTAAAAACAAAACTGGTAAACGTTGCCATTGAGGATAGCTACGGAGAGCCTGACAAATATCTATTCCATCAAAGGGGGGGATATTCACATCTAATATGAGGACATCTGGTAATACGGCTTCTAAAACTGACCAAAACTCCTGTGGATCATCTAGGGTCGTAACTTTAAATTCCCAAGGTGCAAGTAGCTCTGGTAGCGATCGCAAATAGTCAATATCATCATCGACAACCATTAATTTGATTGCGGCTTGAGGTTGCTTGATGGTGAATGAAAGCGATGAGTTAGCGACGATTGGGGTTAACGGGAAATCTACGCCAGATAAATCAGGTAAATTAGAAATCTGTGATGTTTTTGCTGATTCTAAATCTGGACTCTTATCTGGTGCTTTGAGGTAATAGCCTCGTCCATGTACGGTGGCAACAAAATCTGAGGGAGCGCCTGCTTGGACTAACTTGTGACGCAAGCGGCGAATATGCGATCGCACGGTTGCCTCGGAGGGAAAATCATCGGAAGACCAAAGGCGATCAAGAATTTCGTCAGCACTGAGTAAATGTTGACTATCACGTAGCAACAGTTCTAATAATTCATATTCTTTATTGGTTAGTGTTAGCGGCTGACTATTATAAGAAACTTCACAGGTACTAGGATTGAGTAGTAAATCTCCCCAAACTAACAAAGGAAACGAGCTGGCATTGCTCCTTCTCAATAAAGCACGAACCCTTGCAATTAATTCTGGCATATCAAAGGGTTTGACCACACAATCATCTGCGCCTGCATCTAGTCCATTTACTTTGACTTTACTACTATTTTCGGTAATGAGCAGAATGGGCATCGTATAGCCTTCTACTCGAAAGCGATGACAGAGATTGATTCCATTTAAATTTGGTGATGTAATATCGAAGATAAACAGGTCATATTCAAAGGTTGAGCCATAGCTCCAAGCTGTTTCGCTATCTTTAACTACATCAACGATGTAATGATGTGCGGTGAGATGTTTAGTTAAATTAGCGATTAAGATTTCATCTTCTTCTATGAGTAATATCTTCATATACAGCCTTGAGGCTTTAAGTAGTACAAAGAAATTTTGAAAGTGTGTCTCCGCCACACTTTCAAAATTTCTTTGGGGTTTAATTTAGCGCAAAGCGCTGCAATCTATTGGGGCGTTAATAAGATGATTTGTTGCTGCTGGAGCGATCGCACATCTTCTAAAGTAGCCTCAACGGACTCTAGGATCTGCGCGACGGTTTGACCTTTATTTTGATTGTCATCAGTAGCTAACAGGAACTTCCATGCTGACTCACTGATTTTCACAAGCTGATAGTTGTAATCAAAGAAATGAGCACTATCGCGCCAGCCATAAATACAGGGACTCGGCTCAGGAATGGCTCTGAGTAATTCTGCATCAACTTGCCAAGTCTTCTTCTCAAGCGGCGGACGGACTAAGAAGAACTCATAATGGGAAATTGTCTGCGGATCGAGAACTTCGATGAGGCGATAACGTTGGCGCTCAGTAAGATGTTGCGATCGCGCACTTAAGTCAGGGGCTTTGCCGATCAAGCGATTTAAGTCCCATACTTGCGGATTGGAGAAGCCAAGGAATTCTAATCCTGAGGCATCAATTAATTCAAAGAGAGTATTTACATTGTAATTAAGCTCTTGGGGATGCACATACATATCCGCAAAACAAGCATCCTGTTGATTTTCCGCCGCCCAACGTTCAGTTTCACGACGACGGAGCGCATTAGTCTCAGGCAGATTCGCAAATATTTCCCTACCGATTTTCACGCCATCAACATAATCGCCTCGCTTATCACCTTGCAATAAAGCGATCGCTTCCTGCATCAAACGAATTTCCCAACGTCCTAGTTCGCCATACACAAAAATATGTAGCAATCCTCCGGGAGCAAGCTTATTTGCTAGAGCCTGTATGCCACGGATGGGATCGGCGGTATGGTGGAGAACGCCTACGGAATTGATTAGATCAAATTCTCCTTCCAATTGATCAGCATCAAATAGACTGAGGTGATAGAATTCTGCTCTAGTTGCACCTGACCTTTTACAGCGTTCTTTGGCAACAGCGAGAGTTCCTTCACTGAGATCGATGCCGACAACATGAGCTTCGGGATTGAGATGGACAAGATATTCGGTGCTTACGCCTGAGCCACAGCCCGCATCGAGAACGCGAATATCATTTTTAGTAGGTTTTTGTCCAGTACAAAAGTTATAGGCAGCTTGCCAATTCCAGCGCCAGTTATATCCGGGAGGTGGCTCATCTAGGAGGGGTTCTGGTGGGAAGGGGTAGGTGTTGTAGAGTTTGGCAACGGCTTCGCTGACTTTGGGATCGGACATGGGTAATTTTAAAATTATTTTGGTATTTTAGGAATATAAACCACAAAGGCACGGAGACACAAAGGGATTATGAGAGAGGCGATTTCGGAGGGGGTGAATCAGGTGGCTAAGGAGATTGTGGATTCGGCTTTTCAGGTGCATTCTACGTTGGGGGCTGGGTTGTTGGAAAGTGTTTATGAAATTTGTTTGGAGCATGAGCTAAGGAAAAGGGAGATAAGGGTAGAGCGACAAGTACCGATTCCTGTAATTTATGATGGCGTAAGGCTTGAAGCTGGATTTCGTCTAGATCTCTTAGTGAATAACTGCGTCATCGTCGAACTGAAAGCCGTAGAATATCTCTTGCCAGTACATACCGCCCAACTCATGACCTACCTCAAACTCACCAAACACCGCCTCGGACTCCTAATCAACTTCAACGTCCCCCTCATCAAAGACGGACTCAAACGCATCGTCCTCTAGACCTTTGTGTCTTTGTGCCTTAGTGGTTTCCTTCCCCAATCAAAATCAGTTTTTAGGACATTTAAAATGGCTCCCGTTCGTCTATGCAGCGTTACCAAAAAATTTGCAGAAAATACAGTTCTTCGAGAAATTGATCTAGAAGTAGCCGATCGCGAATTTCTGGTCTTGGTAGGTCCCTCAGGATGCGGCAAAAGTACATTATTGCGGTTAATAGCTGGCTTAGAGGAAGTAACGGACGGCTCCATTTATTTAGGCGATCGCCAAATCAATCACCTACCGCCCAAAGTCCGCGATATTGCGATGGTGTTTCAAAGTTACGCGCTTTATCCCCACATGACCGTTTATAACAATATTGCCTTTGGCTTGAGACGGCAGCGATCGCGTAATTTGTCACCCCTTGCTTGGCTATCACCTACAAGTAAAAAACAAAAGTCTGAAATCGATCAACGGGTACAGCAGGTTGCGGAATCTCTACAAATTTCCCACTTACTCAGCCGCAAACCCAAGGAACTATCGGGCGGACAAAAACAACGGGTTGCCCTCGGTCGAGCGATCGCCCGCAATCCTCAAGTCTTTTTAATGGATGAGCCGCTATCAAATCTTGATGCTCAGTTACGCAGTGATACGCGATCGCAAATTGTGCAGCTACAAAAGCAATTACAGGTCACAACGATCTATGTGACCCACGACCAAGTAGAAGCAATGACCATGGGCGATCGCATTGTGGTCTTAAATAAAGGCGATATTCAGCAAGTGGATACGCCGTTAAATATTTATCGTAAACCTGCCAACGTTTTTGTAGCGGGATTTATGGGTTCACCACCGATGAATTTTCTATCAGTACAGGTCGATAGTAATGGCAATCTGCATGGTGAGAGTTTGCATCAGCCGATTTCTATTAATGAGTTATCAATTAATCAGATAGGACGCGATCGCGCTTTTACCCTTGGCTTCCGTCCCGAAGATTTACAGCCAACAGATGCCGAAAATGCTCATTTAGAAGGCTCTGTCGAACTAGTCGAAGCGCTAGGCTCGGAAACCATTGTGCTATTAAAACTCGCGAATAGTGAAATCAGAGCAAGGGTTTCCGCCGATATTAGCTTGGAATATCATTGGCAAATTGGCGATCGCAGTTTTTGGCGCTTTGAATTGAATAAGCTCTATGCCTTTGATGCCGATTCAGGTGTTACGTTGCATCATCCCTATCAAAAGTTTTGAAAGCGCGGCAAAGCCGCGCTTTCAAAACTCTAAATTGCATAAACTTTACCAAGAGATAAATTCAGGAAACTTCTTCGCTAGTTCCGTAATTGCAGGACAAATTGGCGCATTCTCAGTACGATTCTCTAAAGTATTCCAACTGAACGGAGCTGATTGTGCTGCTGATAGCCATAACAATTTTTTCGCTCGGGTCATTCCCACATAGAGCAGTCGAAACTCCTCCGCCTGCTTGAGATAACTACATTGTTTCCAAGCTTCCTCAGGATTGGGAATTCGCTCATGATGCACGATCGCTCGAATCTGTGCTCTTGCTACTTCGGGTAAACCAAAATCCCCTAGAAACTTGACGGATTCAGGGATATAGGCTTCCCCCGGACAAATGCGCTTATGCAGAAAGGGCATGAAGACCACATCCCAATCTAGACCTTTAGCTTTATGCAGACTAATAATCGTCAACTGTCCAGCAGTCATATAGCGCCCTTCTAGATTCTCATCTTCCACCGCTTCAAAGTTCTCAGACTCGACAATTTCCTTTAATTCTGTAATCACTGTTTGCATGGAGTAATTGCCCACAAGCTGTTGATTGAGGCGATCGCCTAATTTATCGGCTGTCGCCAAGAGTCCCGCCTCGTCATCATAGAGAGTAAAGGCGATAAACGGAATCAGGTTATAGAGAGGAAGTTCAATTTTGGCGCGGAGTAAAGCCTTACATTTCGACTGAGCATCTTGAGCAAGTGGTGTTAGGGCAGGATCTAATAATGTTGGGTAGAGGAACTTTTCGGGATTGCTAGCGAGAGCATTTAAGTCTTGCTGGGATGAGATTTTTAGGCGATCTTTGAGAACCTCTAGGGCAGATTTGAGATTATCGGGCGAATGGGGACGCTCCATAAATTGCAAAATTGCCAACATATCCATTGGCACACGCGATCGCCGATCGCTCTGTTCGACATCATAGATTTTAATGTCATGCTCCTTGGTCAACCATGCCAAAGCCTCCGCCACAAAGCGACCTTGATTATGTTGGCGCACTAAAATCGCCATGCTGAGTTTCGGATCTTGCTCATGCAGTTGCTTAATCCGTAAACCAATCAACTCGATTTCATGTTCAATATCATCGACTGTATTGGGTAAATAGATTTCTACACCCTTGCCAATGGGTTCAGGATTAGCATTTGCCTGTGGATCATCCACATCTACAGGATGAATTCTTTGTTGACGGAATGGCTTTTCTAATTTGGCATATTCGGAATGATTGACCCAGTACAAAACGTAATTAGCGGCGCGCATCACATTGACAGTGCTACGTCCTGCTTGATCGAGAGTAGAGAGTTGTGAATTGAGTTGGCAGCGATCGCAGAATTCATTAAAAAAGCGTGGATCGGCAGTGGTAAATGTGGAATTAATCGCCTGATTCGGATCTCCAACCCGCATCAAATTTTTAATACCCTCACCCCCAACCCCTCTCCCTGAGGGAGAGGGGAGTAAGAAAGATTTTTCCCCATCTCCTTCAGGGAGAGAGGAGTAGGGAGTAAGGGCAAGAATCTCTAGCAGATCAGTTTGTAATGGGGAAGAATCCTGTGCTTCATCCTCAAATACAGCAAAAACACGCTCCTGCCAATATTTGCGAATACTGTCGTTTTTTAATACTCGCAACGCGCCCAAAATCATATCGTCATAATCGATCGCCCCTTCTTGCCGCAATAGTCGCTCATAGGTTTCATAAAGCCCTGCGGCAATTTCTAAAATAGTTCCCCCATCGGGAGATTCGGCTTGGCGCAAATCCTCTGGCGTTAATTCAGAACTTTTTGCTGTAGCGATCGCTTCTCTCGCTAAGCTCGGCAAAACATCGGTGCGTAGTACAGTCTGCCGCCGCAAGCGTTCCGTATCTTCCCCATCAAAACTTCTACCTTCAAGGAGTAGATCGTACAATTTGGGATTCTCTTTTACCCAAAGATTCGTAGCATTACGAATTAAGCGCTGTTTTTGAGATTCAGAAACAATGATCGTTTCACCTGCGCCAAATCCTGATAATTCACGATGATTGCTGGCAATGGTATATGCCAAGCTATGCAAAGTACTAACAGTAAAAGCACTCTGGGGCAATCGCAAGTTTTTTAAATGTTCCGATACTTTTTTGCGAATGTTGCTGACTGCCGATCGCGTAAAGGTGACAATTACCAATTGCTTTTGGCGATGTAAGTTGAAATTAGCGATCGCGATCGCGGCGGCAACTGCCATGCCCGTTGACTTTCCTGCCCCCGGCACTGCGGATACGGCAAGCTCGCCCCCTTGCCAGTCTGCCATCGTTTGCTGCCCCTTGCGGAGTGTTTTGCGTAATTCATTGAGAGCTTCGGGCAAGACCATAGAAGTACTTAATTAGGTAGAAAATCTGGATCTAAAACTTGCTCCTGTGTATATGGACAAGTATTAGGGAAAGTTTTTTTAGAAATACCCGTTTCGCTACTAGCTAACTGAATTGCCCCTGTATAGGCATCATCAAATATTTCTGCAAAGTATCGTTTGAGACTTGGAGATTCCGTAAACGCATCTTCAATTCGCAAGCGATGTTCAATGATACTAGACTGCCAACTTCTACTCCGATGACTAGGTTGATATTGCCATTTTAGTAAGTGCTGTAGGACGATTCTCAGATTGCTTTTCAAGCTACTACGTGTACTTTTCCCGATGTCAGCAATTTCTTCAATAATATTGTCCCAGTCGATCGCTGCTAAGTCCTGCGATCGCAATTTGGTTAAGGTTAGTTCAACCCATGCGAGATAGTCCGTCTTGTATAGATTGGCAAGTTCTAGTTTTAGAGTTGTTTGGGACATTGTTTGTCTACTCTTGGAATAGTTACTCTTGGGAAAATGGTTGGTAGAACTCCTTTAGCTTAATTATAGCGATCGCAATGCTGAGTATGTAAAACTTTTATGTTGTCGTTCTACTTGGCAATTGATCATTTCTTTCAAATTTGTTTAAAAAGATATCTGCAACAACCAAAATCAAGAAAAATACAAGAAACAAGAAACTTGGTGATAAATCTTTAAGAGGTGATGGATAACCGAAGGTCAATAAAATGACAATCCATGTACTAAGCAATAAGCAGGGAACTATTCTCGGATAAAGCATTGCAATATTTCGCAAGAAATCATCCAATCCGTCATATAGTCCTTCTTGATGGAATCTTTGCAAGTTCCTACTATGCTGCCATATACGAATATGTGCCACCATAATGCTGACTCGAAGAAGTAAGGATGAGATTATGCCAATCATAGGAATTATCTGTCCAAAAAAGTCTTTGGCTATAATTGCATTGGAGTTAAAATATCCTAAAACGAAGGCAGAAATTAGAAATGTTTGTGAAGTGAGGAACCATGCGACTCTTTGAGCGCTAATGTTGTATTCAAATCTCACTTCTTCGCGCAAAAACTTTAACCAATCAGATAGAGGTGGCTCTGTCTGTGGTTGATATTGAACTTGTGTCTCGGTCATTGATAATTAATTAGTAATTCTTTAACTTTCTTTCAACTGTTTCCGAAAGTCTTCAACAATTTTCTCAAGATGTTTCTCAAAAAGAGTATATCGACGATCAGTTACGTGAAGTATTATCCAAAGAAGAATACTAAGGATCCATGGTAGTGGACTAGCAACAAGTAAAATTAGACTGCGATTCGGTGCCATAAATAGAAGGTAAGCAACACCAAAAGACAGTAAAACAGTTCTAAACCAATAACCAAATAATCCTAATGGTGGAGATTTGTATAGAATAAACCTCCATTGAGATCTAAATCCTCGGATATTTCTATAAAAATAAAACTCATCCGTAGTATGGTTATAAAAAGCAACAAGAGCATTAAATTTTTCTTTGTCTAGTAAATTTGCACCTATTATTTCAGTGATTTTATGTCCCGGTCTAGCTAGATGCATATTTGTATTTACCAAATCTATGCTCCTTTCGATACCATCTTCAAATTGCAGCCACAATGCTTGATCAACAGTCACTGAACTACCAACAGTGGTAGTCGTCTGCTGATGGCTTACAACAATGCCAGTTTCTGTCCAAAGTTCTACTCGACATTCCCCTCGTACAAAATGAGATG includes the following:
- a CDS encoding response regulator transcription factor — encoded protein: MKILLIEEDEILIANLTKHLTAHHYIVDVVKDSETAWSYGSTFEYDLFIFDITSPNLNGINLCHRFRVEGYTMPILLITENSSKVKVNGLDAGADDCVVKPFDMPELIARVRALLRRSNASSFPLLVWGDLLLNPSTCEVSYNSQPLTLTNKEYELLELLLRDSQHLLSADEILDRLWSSDDFPSEATVRSHIRRLRHKLVQAGAPSDFVATVHGRGYYLKAPDKSPDLESAKTSQISNLPDLSGVDFPLTPIVANSSLSFTIKQPQAAIKLMVVDDDIDYLRSLPELLAPWEFKVTTLDDPQEFWSVLEAVLPDVLILDVNIPPFDGIDICQALRSYPQWQRLPVLFLSAVSDRHTQNLAFSVGADDYLCKPIAGIDLANRIRNRLQRISAYRQ
- a CDS encoding class I SAM-dependent methyltransferase, whose amino-acid sequence is MSDPKVSEAVAKLYNTYPFPPEPLLDEPPPGYNWRWNWQAAYNFCTGQKPTKNDIRVLDAGCGSGVSTEYLVHLNPEAHVVGIDLSEGTLAVAKERCKRSGATRAEFYHLSLFDADQLEGEFDLINSVGVLHHTADPIRGIQALANKLAPGGLLHIFVYGELGRWEIRLMQEAIALLQGDKRGDYVDGVKIGREIFANLPETNALRRRETERWAAENQQDACFADMYVHPQELNYNVNTLFELIDASGLEFLGFSNPQVWDLNRLIGKAPDLSARSQHLTERQRYRLIEVLDPQTISHYEFFLVRPPLEKKTWQVDAELLRAIPEPSPCIYGWRDSAHFFDYNYQLVKISESAWKFLLATDDNQNKGQTVAQILESVEATLEDVRSLQQQQIILLTPQ
- a CDS encoding GxxExxY protein, coding for MREAISEGVNQVAKEIVDSAFQVHSTLGAGLLESVYEICLEHELRKREIRVERQVPIPVIYDGVRLEAGFRLDLLVNNCVIVELKAVEYLLPVHTAQLMTYLKLTKHRLGLLINFNVPLIKDGLKRIVL
- a CDS encoding ABC transporter ATP-binding protein translates to MAPVRLCSVTKKFAENTVLREIDLEVADREFLVLVGPSGCGKSTLLRLIAGLEEVTDGSIYLGDRQINHLPPKVRDIAMVFQSYALYPHMTVYNNIAFGLRRQRSRNLSPLAWLSPTSKKQKSEIDQRVQQVAESLQISHLLSRKPKELSGGQKQRVALGRAIARNPQVFLMDEPLSNLDAQLRSDTRSQIVQLQKQLQVTTIYVTHDQVEAMTMGDRIVVLNKGDIQQVDTPLNIYRKPANVFVAGFMGSPPMNFLSVQVDSNGNLHGESLHQPISINELSINQIGRDRAFTLGFRPEDLQPTDAENAHLEGSVELVEALGSETIVLLKLANSEIRARVSADISLEYHWQIGDRSFWRFELNKLYAFDADSGVTLHHPYQKF
- a CDS encoding ATP-dependent helicase, with the translated sequence MVLPEALNELRKTLRKGQQTMADWQGGELAVSAVPGAGKSTGMAVAAAIAIANFNLHRQKQLVIVTFTRSAVSNIRKKVSEHLKNLRLPQSAFTVSTLHSLAYTIASNHRELSGFGAGETIIVSESQKQRLIRNATNLWVKENPKLYDLLLEGRSFDGEDTERLRRQTVLRTDVLPSLAREAIATAKSSELTPEDLRQAESPDGGTILEIAAGLYETYERLLRQEGAIDYDDMILGALRVLKNDSIRKYWQERVFAVFEDEAQDSSPLQTDLLEILALTPYSSLPEGDGEKSFLLPSPSGRGVGGEGIKNLMRVGDPNQAINSTFTTADPRFFNEFCDRCQLNSQLSTLDQAGRSTVNVMRAANYVLYWVNHSEYAKLEKPFRQQRIHPVDVDDPQANANPEPIGKGVEIYLPNTVDDIEHEIELIGLRIKQLHEQDPKLSMAILVRQHNQGRFVAEALAWLTKEHDIKIYDVEQSDRRSRVPMDMLAILQFMERPHSPDNLKSALEVLKDRLKISSQQDLNALASNPEKFLYPTLLDPALTPLAQDAQSKCKALLRAKIELPLYNLIPFIAFTLYDDEAGLLATADKLGDRLNQQLVGNYSMQTVITELKEIVESENFEAVEDENLEGRYMTAGQLTIISLHKAKGLDWDVVFMPFLHKRICPGEAYIPESVKFLGDFGLPEVARAQIRAIVHHERIPNPEEAWKQCSYLKQAEEFRLLYVGMTRAKKLLWLSAAQSAPFSWNTLENRTENAPICPAITELAKKFPEFISW
- a CDS encoding DUF29 domain-containing protein, producing MSQTTLKLELANLYKTDYLAWVELTLTKLRSQDLAAIDWDNIIEEIADIGKSTRSSLKSNLRIVLQHLLKWQYQPSHRSRSWQSSIIEHRLRIEDAFTESPSLKRYFAEIFDDAYTGAIQLASSETGISKKTFPNTCPYTQEQVLDPDFLPN